One part of the Mariniblastus fucicola genome encodes these proteins:
- a CDS encoding methyltransferase family protein, with product MKETGYLLQAALVSVWWVALASDESFFAAFQFKGIPPVAFWAFFSPDIILIATASAIRAYRDVTECEYVILGAFGYAALYCANATLLTASGFLPTGLMLLGVAYNIFLCFNESLFRNSSSSHTRNVLKTIIQIVCIWILALVVIPYVILDAFNALAMPKLSISLFLGTAMFGCFSVLGLCSSYFMVRDGSGTPLPLDQTNRLVESGPYHFVRNPMAIAGIGQGIGVAVIFQSVPILIYSLLGALVWHTVVRPIEERDMVRRFGGAYLEYRHRVSCWIPTFLKRTG from the coding sequence ATGAAAGAAACTGGCTACCTGCTGCAAGCTGCCTTGGTTAGCGTTTGGTGGGTTGCACTCGCTTCGGATGAATCCTTTTTCGCTGCTTTCCAGTTCAAGGGAATCCCTCCGGTCGCATTTTGGGCATTCTTTTCACCAGACATCATCCTGATAGCCACTGCGTCAGCGATTCGCGCATATCGAGACGTTACTGAGTGTGAATACGTCATCTTGGGCGCTTTCGGATACGCAGCACTCTATTGCGCCAACGCAACTCTTTTAACGGCCAGCGGATTCTTGCCCACAGGGCTAATGCTTCTGGGAGTCGCCTACAACATATTTCTTTGTTTTAACGAATCTTTGTTTCGCAATTCCTCATCCAGCCACACGCGGAACGTTCTCAAAACTATCATTCAAATCGTGTGTATCTGGATTTTGGCATTGGTGGTGATCCCCTACGTGATTCTTGATGCGTTTAATGCTCTTGCGATGCCGAAGCTTTCAATCTCGCTATTTCTTGGAACGGCTATGTTCGGATGCTTTAGCGTGCTGGGATTATGCAGTTCCTACTTCATGGTTCGTGACGGCTCGGGAACTCCTCTTCCGCTCGATCAAACCAACAGGCTGGTTGAATCAGGACCCTATCACTTCGTCCGTAATCCAATGGCAATTGCCGGGATCGGACAGGGCATCGGAGTTGCCGTGATTTTTCAATCCGTTCCGATATTGATATATTCGCTGCTAGGTGCGTTGGTATGGCACACGGTCGTCCGCCCAATCGAGGAACGGGATATGGTTCGGCGTTTCGGCGGTGCTTACCTTGAATATCGCCACCGCGTTTCTTGTTGGATACCGACGTTTTTGAAACGTACCGGTTGA
- a CDS encoding M20/M25/M40 family metallo-hydrolase: MLLTKFCRARVLTLSCALICTVSMLSGVADAQYATTTAPPEELKAGFDSITEQQAEAFLSVLAGPGFEGRGTGQVGYMKAAHWVAGKLAEFGLEPAGNGETYFQTMPMTRRIAVMDKCKILGSDDFEVEGKNNVGFDRLTDAGEVTGEVVFLTLQGDSPTLPEDLNLREKIVIYSADDKAAGRAPFLIARKRPSASMRVIEDTPVSIAQNLFPGRRRRATSVSGTITSDTAAKIAAAADVQDDWSKNSGAYESGKEFTITIPMREETSGAPNVLAWIEGSDPDLKDEYVVIGAHLDHLGIRNGKVYPGADDNGSGSTAVLSIARAMALNPVKPKRSILFMWFTAEEVGLLGSKYYTDNPIHPVDKMTCMLNIDMVGRNEDTGEGDTDADNEGHIHLVGSQRGDNDLHELILAANEHVGFEFELDMESVWNRSDQINFYNQGVPVAFMFGGMHPDYHKPSDQPADINFKKITAAAKLYYLALYSAADHGRFEPNPSRDSR; the protein is encoded by the coding sequence ATGCTGCTGACGAAATTCTGCCGGGCTCGCGTCCTGACTCTCTCATGTGCCTTGATTTGCACCGTTTCGATGTTATCTGGCGTGGCCGACGCGCAATACGCGACGACGACAGCACCCCCAGAAGAATTAAAGGCAGGGTTTGACTCGATCACCGAACAGCAAGCCGAAGCATTCCTGTCCGTGTTGGCCGGACCAGGGTTCGAAGGTCGCGGCACCGGTCAGGTTGGCTATATGAAGGCCGCCCATTGGGTCGCTGGAAAGCTGGCGGAGTTTGGGCTTGAGCCAGCCGGTAACGGCGAGACTTATTTTCAGACCATGCCGATGACACGTCGCATCGCGGTGATGGACAAGTGCAAGATTCTTGGCTCGGATGATTTCGAAGTCGAAGGCAAAAACAACGTCGGGTTCGATCGACTCACCGACGCGGGTGAAGTCACTGGCGAAGTCGTTTTTCTGACTCTGCAGGGCGATTCTCCGACGCTTCCTGAAGACCTCAATCTGCGAGAAAAGATCGTGATCTATTCCGCGGACGACAAAGCCGCAGGACGTGCTCCGTTTCTGATCGCTCGCAAGCGTCCTTCGGCGTCAATGCGGGTTATCGAAGACACGCCTGTTTCGATTGCTCAGAACCTGTTTCCCGGCCGCCGTCGCCGCGCTACCAGCGTTTCTGGCACGATCACAAGCGATACTGCTGCGAAGATTGCAGCCGCCGCGGACGTCCAGGATGACTGGTCCAAAAACAGTGGTGCTTACGAAAGCGGAAAAGAATTCACGATCACAATTCCAATGCGAGAAGAAACTTCGGGCGCTCCAAACGTGCTCGCCTGGATCGAAGGTTCGGATCCGGATTTGAAAGATGAGTACGTGGTCATTGGAGCTCACCTCGACCACCTGGGAATTCGTAACGGAAAAGTTTACCCGGGAGCAGACGACAACGGCTCGGGCTCGACGGCTGTCCTCAGCATTGCTCGCGCGATGGCATTAAATCCAGTCAAACCCAAACGCAGTATTCTGTTTATGTGGTTTACCGCCGAAGAGGTTGGGTTGCTGGGATCCAAATACTACACAGACAATCCGATTCATCCTGTCGACAAGATGACTTGCATGTTGAACATCGACATGGTCGGTCGAAATGAAGACACCGGCGAAGGCGACACCGACGCGGACAACGAAGGCCATATCCATCTTGTCGGCAGCCAACGTGGCGACAACGATTTGCATGAATTGATTCTCGCGGCCAACGAACACGTTGGATTTGAGTTCGAGCTTGATATGGAAAGCGTTTGGAACCGCAGCGATCAGATCAATTTCTACAACCAGGGCGTGCCGGTCGCGTTCATGTTCGGCGGCATGCATCCCGACTATCACAAGCCATCGGATCAGCCAGCCGATATCAACTTCAAGAAGATCACCGCTGCTGCAAAGCTGTACTATCTGGCGCTCTACAGTGCGGCCGATCACGGACGCTTTGAGCCCAATCCTTCTCGTGATTCGAGATAG
- a CDS encoding serine/threonine-protein kinase gives MALGKSEMEKAKLTLETLLERQKISWETEKPIKVWQIVERFPTLKDRHEVLIDLLYAEVLYREQRGEHPQRSDYTHLFPELKEKINRQFQVHEALDVPATPQAEIATSVGGETIPSRNIKSHDRRSVPGFELLEVVGRGGSGIAYRALDQKLNRTVVIKFLLAADDQEATRRLIHEASASASLVHPSIVQVFHVGVHNEDPYMVMEFVDGGSLANKLQDGPLTTDEAVSIARQVAEAVEFAHTNSVVHRDLKPGNILLGSDGKPQVADFGLARKVGAESLHATGDVLGTPAYMSPEQAKGQPADARSDVYSIGAVLYEMLSGRSPFDAATPWDILHQVTTTDPVSLRQLNASIPKDIETICQKCLEKDPARRYQSAQMLVDDLARFKNGEPILASPVNGLQRTIKWCRRKPGLATLAATSLGLLLLLAGGSTFAAFKLNAANKTILREQKIAEEAQLQAEADREAAIDSLWHLVNSLYEDLSANTATIETRDQVLTVAISGLESIGEFRGSRKFDRTAMVAQQRIAQLHSLRGDSKTAVSAFEKSIEIARANKASAPDDFEFQVDLYVALDHLVGHHIRHSNHSEIAKLKAEAEDLLGQLREQYPDNKTLLQNAVSAYSRDIDYLWQHQPPAESIRVGEIAAVDAARLIELEPESEPAYHAGYHLHSRLGRAYLESGDLPGAVTHWKRAREHIEHLLSLRPDHPDYVYGNAVLFRMESAGHNAAAQVETSLDYLETALGLFKQLSATDEENIDWQANIASTLTMRAQTLLTAGKLDESIANYDKATEIHMSLADKFGMTNMLRRFLSQIKLEQSLVFLRQQNWQAAQTATREMAELIDGIDKFAESGVSAYALFEFAAPLVEESTNVMLGNPTTISSVDSEVCTLFLIGVAEATSNDTPQFTEATLDRIRRVNADLSCHSFEELISHLQTREGCHPFTQQNIPAYAVRMLSLRGKHLDEVTEMDDSTRNQRQLDLAERIEAILLEATESNPLIAQAIRAEPDLHWFMDSATYANSPLNQE, from the coding sequence ATGGCTTTGGGAAAAAGCGAGATGGAAAAAGCGAAGCTCACGCTTGAGACGTTGCTTGAGCGGCAAAAAATTAGCTGGGAAACCGAAAAGCCGATCAAGGTTTGGCAGATCGTGGAACGTTTCCCTACGCTCAAGGATCGCCACGAAGTCCTCATCGATTTGCTGTACGCTGAAGTGCTGTATCGCGAACAGCGAGGCGAACATCCGCAACGTTCGGATTACACCCACCTGTTTCCGGAGCTGAAAGAAAAAATCAACCGCCAGTTTCAGGTCCATGAAGCCCTCGACGTTCCGGCCACACCGCAAGCAGAAATTGCGACCAGCGTGGGCGGCGAAACCATTCCCAGTCGCAACATCAAATCGCACGATCGTCGCAGCGTCCCGGGTTTCGAACTGCTGGAAGTCGTCGGTCGCGGCGGATCGGGAATCGCGTATCGCGCTCTCGACCAAAAGCTAAACCGAACGGTTGTCATCAAGTTTCTACTCGCAGCAGACGATCAGGAGGCCACCCGTAGGCTGATCCACGAAGCCTCTGCTTCGGCGTCGTTGGTTCATCCATCGATCGTTCAGGTGTTCCACGTCGGCGTCCATAACGAAGACCCGTACATGGTGATGGAGTTCGTCGACGGAGGCTCGTTGGCGAATAAACTCCAGGACGGTCCGCTGACAACTGACGAAGCGGTTTCTATCGCGAGGCAGGTCGCGGAAGCCGTTGAGTTTGCTCACACGAATTCGGTAGTCCATCGCGACCTGAAGCCCGGAAACATTTTGCTTGGCTCCGACGGCAAGCCGCAAGTCGCCGATTTCGGTTTGGCGCGAAAGGTCGGAGCCGAATCGTTGCACGCAACCGGAGACGTGCTGGGGACTCCGGCTTACATGTCGCCCGAACAGGCCAAGGGCCAGCCAGCGGATGCGCGGTCCGACGTGTACTCGATCGGCGCGGTGCTGTACGAGATGCTTTCCGGTCGTTCGCCATTCGATGCGGCGACTCCCTGGGACATCCTTCATCAGGTGACAACGACGGATCCGGTTTCGCTTCGACAGCTGAATGCTTCGATTCCGAAAGACATCGAGACGATATGCCAGAAGTGCCTGGAGAAGGATCCGGCCCGCCGCTACCAGTCGGCTCAAATGCTCGTCGACGATTTGGCACGTTTCAAAAATGGTGAGCCGATTCTGGCCAGCCCGGTCAATGGATTGCAGCGAACGATCAAGTGGTGCCGTCGCAAACCGGGACTGGCAACGTTGGCCGCCACTTCGTTGGGCCTGCTGTTGTTGCTCGCTGGCGGATCTACTTTTGCCGCGTTCAAGTTGAACGCGGCGAACAAGACGATCCTGAGAGAACAGAAAATCGCTGAAGAAGCTCAACTTCAGGCCGAAGCGGATCGCGAAGCGGCCATCGATTCGCTGTGGCATTTGGTTAATTCACTTTACGAAGATCTCTCGGCCAACACGGCGACGATTGAGACCCGCGACCAGGTGCTGACCGTGGCGATCTCAGGACTCGAATCGATCGGAGAGTTTCGTGGTTCGCGAAAGTTCGATCGAACTGCGATGGTGGCACAACAGCGGATTGCTCAACTTCATTCGCTCCGAGGCGACAGCAAAACGGCGGTCAGCGCGTTCGAAAAATCGATCGAAATAGCTCGGGCTAACAAAGCCAGCGCACCGGACGACTTTGAGTTTCAGGTGGACCTTTACGTCGCCCTGGATCACCTCGTCGGTCACCACATTCGACACAGCAATCACTCTGAAATCGCGAAACTTAAAGCCGAAGCCGAGGATTTGTTAGGGCAGTTGAGAGAGCAATACCCGGACAACAAAACGCTCTTGCAAAACGCGGTCAGCGCTTACAGTCGGGACATCGACTACCTTTGGCAGCACCAACCGCCGGCTGAGTCAATTCGGGTTGGTGAAATCGCGGCTGTTGATGCGGCGCGGCTCATTGAGCTGGAACCGGAAAGCGAGCCTGCCTATCACGCGGGCTACCATTTGCATTCGCGACTGGGGCGTGCCTATTTGGAGTCCGGCGACCTGCCGGGAGCGGTGACTCACTGGAAGCGTGCGCGGGAGCATATCGAGCATCTGTTAAGTCTGCGACCGGATCATCCGGACTACGTTTACGGCAACGCGGTGTTGTTTCGCATGGAGTCCGCTGGGCACAATGCGGCCGCCCAGGTTGAAACGTCACTGGATTACCTTGAGACAGCTCTGGGGTTGTTCAAACAGCTTTCTGCAACGGACGAGGAGAACATTGACTGGCAGGCGAACATCGCCAGCACGTTGACCATGCGAGCTCAAACGCTGTTAACGGCCGGAAAGCTCGATGAGTCGATTGCGAACTACGACAAGGCGACCGAGATCCACATGTCATTGGCCGACAAGTTCGGCATGACCAACATGCTGCGGCGATTCCTGTCACAAATAAAACTCGAACAGTCGCTGGTGTTCCTGAGACAGCAGAATTGGCAGGCGGCTCAGACCGCGACGCGAGAAATGGCTGAGCTGATTGATGGGATCGACAAATTCGCAGAAAGTGGCGTCAGCGCTTACGCCTTATTTGAATTTGCCGCACCGTTGGTGGAGGAATCGACCAATGTGATGCTGGGAAATCCGACGACAATCAGTTCAGTCGACTCTGAAGTTTGCACTCTGTTCCTTATTGGCGTGGCGGAAGCGACGTCTAACGATACACCCCAGTTCACTGAGGCAACGCTCGATCGCATTCGTCGCGTGAATGCAGACCTGAGTTGCCATTCGTTTGAAGAGCTGATTTCGCATTTGCAAACTCGCGAGGGATGCCATCCGTTCACTCAACAGAACATTCCTGCGTACGCCGTTCGCATGTTGTCATTGCGAGGCAAACACCTGGACGAAGTCACCGAAATGGATGACTCAACCCGAAACCAAAGACAGCTCGATTTAGCTGAGCGAATCGAAGCGATCTTGCTTGAAGCAACAGAAAGCAACCCGCTCATCGCACAGGCCATTCGCGCCGAACCCGATCTACACTGGTTCATGGACAGCGCAACCTATGCCAACAGTCCACTGAATCAGGAATGA
- a CDS encoding outer membrane protein assembly factor BamB family protein: MFCDRKNCTFVILLFACCVFASTNLVAQEWPQWRGADRQNHSSETGLFESWGVDGPKLEWTATGLGRGYATVSVADGKIYTSGDTDTAQQVTAHSLDGKKLWATPITQRPPKHPYQGSRTTPTFHDGKLYVVGSDGSICCLNADDGKKVWTRNFDEWGGKMMSVWGFSESPLVDDGKVICSPGGTSGTVVALDPETGKDIWACTLPDYGDEMGLNGKSLMDGAGYSSVVVSNGGGVKQYVQLVGRGLIGIRASDGKLLWRYKKVANGTANIPTAVIDGDYVFTSTAYNTGAALLKLSAAKDGVEVEEIYWLNSKTFQNKLGGMTLVDGHIYCGHGNGSGLPICIEMMTGKVKWGPIRAKGKGESSLIVADGHIVWRRQNGEVILTKVNSEEMEVVNSFMPKIQEDNSWAQPVIADGVMYLREQDNLMAYRLK; encoded by the coding sequence ATGTTTTGTGATCGAAAAAACTGTACGTTTGTCATTCTGTTGTTCGCCTGTTGCGTTTTTGCATCGACAAACCTCGTCGCCCAGGAATGGCCTCAGTGGCGCGGCGCCGATCGTCAAAACCACTCGTCGGAAACGGGGCTGTTCGAGTCATGGGGAGTCGACGGTCCAAAGCTTGAATGGACGGCGACAGGGCTTGGTCGAGGCTACGCAACCGTTTCGGTCGCCGATGGAAAAATCTACACTTCTGGCGACACCGACACGGCTCAACAAGTCACCGCTCACTCACTCGACGGCAAGAAATTGTGGGCCACGCCGATTACCCAGCGACCGCCCAAGCATCCATACCAGGGAAGCCGTACGACTCCGACCTTTCATGACGGCAAGCTGTACGTTGTCGGTAGCGATGGAAGCATTTGTTGCCTGAATGCCGACGATGGCAAGAAAGTCTGGACGCGAAACTTCGACGAATGGGGCGGAAAGATGATGTCGGTCTGGGGGTTCAGCGAATCGCCGCTGGTGGACGACGGAAAGGTCATCTGTTCGCCTGGTGGAACTTCCGGCACGGTTGTGGCTCTGGATCCGGAGACTGGCAAAGACATCTGGGCTTGCACGTTGCCGGACTACGGTGACGAAATGGGGCTCAATGGAAAGTCGCTGATGGATGGAGCCGGATACTCTTCGGTCGTTGTTTCCAATGGCGGCGGCGTCAAGCAATACGTTCAACTGGTTGGTCGCGGCTTGATCGGAATTCGAGCCTCGGATGGCAAGTTGTTGTGGCGTTACAAAAAAGTTGCCAACGGCACGGCAAACATTCCGACCGCGGTGATCGATGGCGATTATGTGTTCACCTCAACGGCGTACAACACCGGTGCTGCGTTGCTGAAGTTGTCAGCAGCGAAGGATGGCGTCGAAGTAGAAGAAATTTACTGGCTTAACTCGAAGACGTTCCAGAACAAACTGGGCGGCATGACGCTTGTGGATGGGCATATTTACTGCGGTCACGGAAATGGGTCCGGCCTGCCGATTTGCATCGAGATGATGACTGGCAAAGTAAAATGGGGTCCGATTCGCGCGAAAGGCAAAGGGGAATCATCGCTGATCGTGGCGGACGGTCACATCGTTTGGCGGCGACAAAACGGCGAAGTCATTCTGACGAAAGTGAACTCTGAAGAGATGGAAGTCGTCAACAGTTTCATGCCGAAAATCCAGGAAGACAACTCCTGGGCTCAGCCGGTGATTGCCGACGGCGTGATGTATCTTCGCGAGCAAGACAATCTGATGGCCTATCGCTTGAAGTAG
- a CDS encoding CDGSH iron-sulfur domain-containing protein yields the protein MDKPKVAAKAPAKVEVEEGKKYAWCSCGLSESQPFCDGKHKGTGFVPVVFTAEKSEACYFCQCKHSANGMLCDGSHNDLPDDA from the coding sequence ATGGACAAACCAAAAGTCGCCGCGAAGGCTCCTGCGAAAGTCGAAGTCGAAGAGGGCAAGAAGTACGCATGGTGTTCTTGTGGATTGTCCGAGTCGCAGCCATTCTGCGACGGCAAACACAAAGGCACCGGTTTCGTGCCGGTTGTTTTTACAGCTGAAAAATCTGAGGCTTGCTATTTCTGCCAATGTAAACATTCGGCCAACGGCATGCTTTGCGACGGTTCCCACAACGACCTTCCAGACGACGCCTGA
- a CDS encoding prepilin peptidase has protein sequence MLKVVGRILNLAVWLGFAFLVFLLFVVPLAMTLMLNLGYVPGDRVSWWLHQLQHLQIPVLRGFCLIWVFFVGSCFASFLNVVAWRVPRKKSILGSSHCPQCNVQLKFPRNNVPVLGWLKNGGRCANCDLPIPVRYLIAELVLGFTFLILFVVQTTSGGASIPFRTINAQTGIESVLFAPQADLLLTLTFHLTLLSLIFTFAIAATEKFKAPVSLVVFGIIGAAGFQVLPQGPGILDFRLGTWQDGVASNHFLSLLDSPVDFLISIGLGCAASGACFLLVRFSRNEPPFGAFASLLLIGLSLGWQSVLSIAVIFFSLSACTSLLPVSMRRGVGQVGVCGLLFLATLLHLCLWRLQSHCQWWPGPASGVQQLTCGVGYLILLASVQRVLCSSTPESNPETLIDLPMTLDDLE, from the coding sequence ATGCTAAAAGTTGTCGGTCGAATCCTGAACCTCGCAGTATGGCTGGGATTTGCGTTCCTGGTGTTTCTGCTGTTCGTCGTTCCGCTGGCCATGACGCTGATGCTGAACCTTGGCTATGTGCCTGGCGACAGGGTTAGTTGGTGGTTGCATCAATTGCAGCACCTGCAGATTCCTGTGTTGCGAGGCTTCTGCCTGATCTGGGTGTTCTTTGTTGGCAGTTGTTTCGCGAGCTTTCTGAATGTCGTCGCGTGGCGAGTCCCGCGCAAGAAAAGCATTCTGGGATCAAGCCATTGTCCGCAGTGTAATGTGCAACTCAAGTTCCCCCGGAACAACGTTCCCGTGTTGGGCTGGTTGAAGAACGGAGGACGTTGTGCAAATTGCGATCTTCCTATTCCAGTCCGCTACCTAATCGCAGAACTGGTGCTTGGGTTCACCTTCCTGATTCTGTTCGTTGTGCAGACGACTTCCGGCGGCGCGTCGATTCCATTTCGAACAATCAACGCGCAAACGGGCATCGAGAGCGTCCTGTTTGCTCCTCAAGCCGACCTTTTGTTGACGCTCACGTTTCACCTGACGCTGCTGTCGCTGATTTTTACTTTTGCGATTGCGGCGACGGAAAAGTTCAAGGCACCGGTCTCCCTGGTTGTATTTGGCATCATCGGCGCGGCAGGATTTCAGGTTTTGCCACAAGGCCCGGGAATATTGGACTTTCGGCTCGGTACCTGGCAAGACGGAGTTGCGTCGAATCACTTTTTGAGCCTGTTGGATAGCCCCGTCGACTTTCTGATTTCGATTGGACTTGGATGTGCTGCCAGCGGAGCTTGCTTTCTGCTGGTGCGATTCTCGAGAAACGAGCCGCCGTTTGGGGCCTTCGCAAGTCTACTGCTGATCGGGTTGTCGCTTGGCTGGCAGTCCGTACTGTCGATCGCTGTGATCTTTTTTTCGCTTTCCGCTTGCACGTCGCTGCTGCCAGTTTCAATGAGACGCGGAGTTGGACAAGTCGGAGTTTGCGGGCTGCTGTTCCTGGCGACGCTGTTGCATCTTTGTCTGTGGCGATTACAGAGCCATTGTCAATGGTGGCCCGGGCCGGCGAGCGGTGTTCAACAGTTGACATGTGGTGTCGGCTATCTAATTTTGCTGGCGTCGGTCCAGCGAGTTTTGTGCTCGTCAACGCCAGAATCGAATCCGGAGACACTTATTGATTTGCCAATGACCCTGGACGACCTAGAATAG
- a CDS encoding S1C family serine protease — translation MTPADLVRVLLCGAAIVFSTANAIAQEIDPTPSVDDSASESTDPKPADSAKEIAEGTPASPDPNPDENSRDDIGKSKVESPDEETVQDLSAKNEDQANSNANAKTESDVEHAKKLAELKKLRRIDSMLENVIPRVTPCIVSIGDTATGVIVKPSGIVITASHVTRKANRVLIIRLQDGRTVKGITLGSNAANDTSAIQLIGNGPWPYLKTVSPDYTAQAGQWCVAFGYPLSWPRDKPASARIGRVTGQYRGKIVTDCPIMGGDSGGALVDLNGNLLGINSSVRLDVTQNLHVPIARYREDWTYMMTRQDVDVVTAMAARKKSLANGATTAKKPYLGIYGESSHNGVRIRDVRRDSPAEKAGLLPEDVISHIDETTIGSFAELLKYLSTRQGGDKITVGVNRFGVNLQHIVTLDQR, via the coding sequence ATGACACCTGCCGACCTAGTGCGAGTCCTGCTTTGCGGTGCCGCAATCGTTTTCTCGACTGCGAATGCCATCGCTCAGGAAATCGATCCAACGCCATCTGTCGATGATTCGGCTTCTGAATCTACCGATCCCAAACCCGCTGATTCTGCAAAAGAAATCGCTGAGGGAACTCCCGCTTCGCCGGATCCGAATCCCGATGAAAACTCACGCGACGACATCGGTAAGAGCAAGGTCGAAAGCCCGGATGAGGAGACCGTTCAAGATTTATCAGCGAAGAACGAAGACCAAGCTAACTCCAACGCCAACGCCAAAACCGAATCAGACGTGGAACATGCGAAGAAGCTCGCTGAGCTAAAAAAGCTACGTCGGATCGACTCAATGCTTGAGAACGTGATCCCTCGAGTCACGCCATGCATCGTTTCGATTGGAGACACGGCAACCGGAGTCATTGTGAAACCGTCTGGCATCGTCATCACGGCTTCTCATGTGACTCGCAAAGCCAACCGGGTTTTGATCATTCGCCTGCAAGACGGGCGAACCGTCAAAGGAATCACACTCGGCTCCAACGCCGCCAACGACACATCTGCGATTCAACTGATTGGCAACGGACCTTGGCCCTATCTGAAAACCGTGTCGCCCGACTACACGGCGCAAGCAGGACAGTGGTGCGTGGCGTTCGGCTATCCACTTTCATGGCCACGTGACAAACCTGCGAGCGCTCGAATCGGTCGGGTCACGGGTCAATACCGTGGAAAAATTGTGACCGATTGTCCGATCATGGGCGGCGACTCCGGCGGTGCGTTGGTTGACCTCAACGGCAACCTGCTAGGTATTAACAGCAGCGTTCGTCTGGACGTGACGCAGAACTTGCACGTTCCGATTGCCCGCTATCGAGAGGATTGGACCTACATGATGACTCGACAGGACGTGGACGTCGTGACCGCAATGGCTGCGAGGAAAAAATCTTTGGCCAACGGGGCGACTACAGCGAAAAAACCGTATTTGGGAATTTACGGCGAATCATCTCACAACGGCGTTCGGATAAGGGACGTCAGAAGAGATTCGCCTGCCGAAAAGGCCGGACTACTGCCCGAAGACGTTATTTCGCATATCGACGAAACCACAATCGGAAGCTTTGCCGAACTGTTAAAGTATCTCTCGACGCGGCAGGGTGGCGACAAGATCACCGTCGGAGTCAATCGCTTTGGGGTCAATCTTCAACACATCGTGACACTCGACCAGCGTTAA
- a CDS encoding S1C family serine protease: protein MKLSPKNLSTSVRFATALTVLFFFAPIRCEGQTATNKNETGSESETEDLKESSDEKASTQTKRTISPYPVVVLERDANFSIPNASAKPAALRKTVTAEPFLPKEIYQRTAQPILDATELIAEGFQQSVVEVRLQDERVALGTVVSSAGHVVTKHSLISDTPFDQIHIHANDQMWSASIVGVDQANDLALLSLRSDELMPKETLRAIAFTDSQRMATGKLVIGVGTDSQSLAVGMTTAPPTAKAMERDCETCIDMGLTLSPSLQLTRVYPRTVGERLGLLVGDRLISINRKPVLNQAQFDRLEQSIQVGDLISIAFQRNGQASEITAKVPELTKISKRDRWGGGPFSKRRSGFGDVIVHDSVVDPLDCGGPLVDLQGKFCGINIARSMRVASLAIPADSVQSFLLEHLDESELILE from the coding sequence ATGAAATTGTCACCCAAAAATTTATCTACAAGCGTGCGATTCGCAACCGCGTTGACGGTGTTGTTCTTCTTCGCTCCGATTCGATGCGAAGGGCAAACCGCCACGAATAAGAACGAAACCGGAAGCGAGAGTGAAACCGAAGACCTGAAAGAGTCATCGGACGAAAAAGCCTCAACGCAAACCAAGCGAACGATTTCTCCGTATCCGGTTGTCGTCCTTGAACGCGACGCCAACTTTTCTATCCCCAACGCTTCTGCAAAACCTGCTGCTCTTCGCAAAACGGTCACAGCGGAGCCTTTTCTCCCGAAAGAAATTTACCAGCGGACCGCTCAACCGATTCTCGATGCCACCGAGTTGATTGCCGAAGGGTTCCAGCAGAGCGTGGTTGAAGTGAGGTTGCAGGACGAGCGTGTGGCATTGGGCACTGTTGTCAGTTCCGCCGGCCACGTGGTTACCAAACACAGCCTGATTTCAGATACGCCTTTCGATCAAATTCACATACACGCCAACGACCAGATGTGGTCCGCGTCGATCGTTGGTGTTGACCAGGCGAATGACCTTGCGTTGCTGTCACTGCGTTCAGACGAATTGATGCCGAAGGAAACGTTACGAGCGATTGCGTTTACGGATTCGCAGCGTATGGCGACTGGAAAACTGGTCATCGGCGTTGGAACCGACAGCCAGTCGCTGGCCGTCGGCATGACGACCGCACCGCCAACGGCAAAGGCGATGGAACGAGATTGCGAGACCTGCATCGACATGGGACTGACGCTCAGCCCGTCCCTGCAGCTGACTCGAGTCTATCCACGAACCGTTGGTGAACGGCTTGGGCTGCTGGTGGGAGACCGTTTGATTTCCATTAATCGCAAACCTGTTCTTAACCAAGCCCAGTTCGATCGTCTGGAGCAATCGATTCAGGTCGGGGACTTAATTTCAATTGCTTTCCAACGCAACGGACAGGCGTCGGAGATCACGGCCAAGGTGCCCGAGCTGACCAAAATATCCAAACGGGATCGCTGGGGCGGCGGACCTTTTAGCAAACGTCGCAGCGGCTTTGGCGACGTGATTGTGCACGATTCGGTGGTCGATCCATTGGACTGCGGCGGGCCACTGGTCGATTTGCAAGGAAAGTTCTGCGGAATCAATATTGCCCGCTCGATGCGAGTCGCGTCATTGGCGATTCCGGCGGATTCAGTTCAGAGCTTCCTGTTGGAACATCTGGACGAATCCGAACTGATTCTGGAGTAG